The Sylvia atricapilla isolate bSylAtr1 chromosome 5, bSylAtr1.pri, whole genome shotgun sequence genome includes a window with the following:
- the LOC136360975 gene encoding LOW QUALITY PROTEIN: hyaluronidase PH-20-like (The sequence of the model RefSeq protein was modified relative to this genomic sequence to represent the inferred CDS: inserted 6 bases in 5 codons; deleted 2 bases in 1 codon; substituted 1 base at 1 genomic stop codon): METVRQMQSFGICVACTYPVASGVVFATLLVSCCSSLNIRARPLVSNSPFLSIWNAPTELCTERTGVQLDMNFFSLIGSTLKTSIGQNITLFYPDRLGYYPYKNEITGEAFNGGLPQLSQLEDHLKKAKEDIQFYIPSDEQLGLAVIDWENWRPVWIXNWGSKYIYRQESIELVQQRDLSLSEAEARTIAKMEFEFAAKSFMLESLKLGLEMKPNRLWGYYLYPDCYNYDYKQNPHNYTGTCLDIEIERNNELNWLWEKSTALXSIIYLETALKSSRNAQLFVRNRVQEAIRTSYVSNSSHPXPVFVYTRPVFTDVYEEYLSEDDLVNTIGESAALGASGIVIWGDMNLTQNKNTCRTLDNYLRSTLTPYLINVTMAARICSQVLCQGSGACARKKWNSSDYLHLNPENIAIRRTKDGKYTLRGQPSYQDLQTLMEKFDCHCYAGHSCEPRADINDIHYLRACISEDICIQISPNSLSNIEASEEKILSNRTEFSFISECKGTLSTHPEIEDFQPTFGNNTFNITTAEYNPVTAASSYDLEENYARXFSNSSSYKIRIFDLFHLVLLLRTLIXMXHESENILFPDYI, translated from the exons ATGGAAACTGTAAGACAAATGCAAAGTTTTGGCATCTGTGTTGCCTGTACATATCCTGTAGCATCTGGTGTGGTGTTTGCCACTCTTCTAGTTTCTTGCTGCTCATCTCTGAACATAAGAGCTCGTCCACTTGTGTCTAATTCACCTTTCCTTTCTATCTGGAATGCTCCTACAGAACTTTGCACTGAAAGGACTGGAGTGCAGCTGgacatgaattttttttccctaattggAAGCACACTAAAGACCTCCATTGGGCAAAACATCACTCTCTTCTATCCAGACAGGCTTGGCTACTACCCTTACAAAAATGAAATCACAGGAGAGGCATTCAATGGAGGACTTCCTCAACTCTCACAGCTGGAGGATCATTTGAAAAAAGCCAAGGAGGACATCCAATTCTACATTCCTTCCGATGAACAGCTTGGATTGGCTGTCATTGACTGGGAAAACTGGAGACCTGTATGGA AGAACTGGGGATCGAAATATATTTACAGACAGGAATCCATCGAGCTAGTTCAGCAGAGAGACCTCAGTCTATCAGAAGCTGAAGCCAGAACTATAGCTAAAATGGAATTTGAATTTGCAGCAAAATCATTTATGTTGGAATCGTTGAAGCTGGGCCTAGAAATGAAACCAAACCGTCTGTGGGGATATTACCTTTATCCAGACTGTTATAACTATGattacaaacaaaacccacacaattATACAGGAACCTGTTTAGATAttgaaatagaaagaaataacGAGCTTAACTGGTTGTGGGAGAAAAGCACAGCACT ATCCATCATCTATCTAGAGACAGCCTTAAAATCTTCCAGAAATGCTCAACTGTTTGTTCGTAACAGAGTCCAAGAAGCCATTAGAACTTCCTATGTCTCTAACTCTAGTCACC TTCCAGTTTTTGTGTACACACGCCCAGTATTCACAGATGTCTATGAGGAATATCTCTCTGAG GATGACCTGGTCAATACCATTGGAGAATCTGCTGCGCTGGGTGCTTCTGGAATTGTGATCTGGGGTGATATGAATTTAACACAAAATAAG AACACCTGCAGGACTCTGGACAACTACCTGAGGAGCACTTTGACCCCATACCTCATCAACGTCACAATGGCAGCCAGAATATGCAGCCAAGTGCTGTGCCAAGGCTCTGGTGCTTGTGCAcgg aaaaaatggaattccAGTGACTATCTCCACTTGAACCCTGAGAATATTGCAATTCGAAGGACAAAGGATGGAAAATACACTTTGCGAGGGCAACCGTCGTATCAGGATCTGCAAACATTGATGGAAAAATTTGATTGCCATTGTTatgcagggcacagctgtgaACCTAGAGCTGATATAAACGACATCCATTACCTCCGTGCTTGCATTTCAGAAGATATTTGCATTCAGATCTCCCCAAATTCACTTTCAAACATAGAAGCCTCAGAAGAAAAGATCCTGTCTAACagaactgaattttcatttatctCTGAGTGTAAGGGGACATTATCTACACATCCTGAAATAGAAGATTTCCAACCTACCTTTGGAAATAATACATTTAATATAACAACTGCAGAATATAACCCTGTTACAGCTGCCAGTAGCTatgatttagaagaaaattatgctC ATTTCAGTAATTCTTCATCCTATAAGATAAGGATATTTGATCTGTTTCACTTAGTTCTACTTTTGAGAACCTTAATATAAA CCCATGAAAGTGAGAATATCCTTTTCCCTGACTATATCTGA